From Pagrus major chromosome 18, Pma_NU_1.0, a single genomic window includes:
- the irf2b gene encoding interferon regulatory factor 2, with the protein MNKARKERLVSVFVVLRNSSRVSPLRVGFCPGERARGQETSATALETDPKREHERRRGISSSSPHFPSQPLFCFRSGHRNRNKRRPHFPFSTLKHKQINLSNLSRACHSDSRTAKLQAVQTEQDKMPVERMRMRPWLEEQINSCQIPGLKWVNKEKRIFQIPWMHAARHGWDLEKDAPLFMRWAIHTGKFQPGIDRPDPKTWKANFRCAMNSLPDIEEVKDKSIKKGTNAFRVYKMLSSSERSLKKGKKKTDKEGRTKGNKEEASPSPDGTLLDTHVGPVDYTKQEVIKQETVEFTVMDRASAIHSSVEDHVITSEQLPFVCQTIEVTTENEEQTVSSSHSYPLQISPVSSCCGSDTDSDIEDTKEGVAEVWRRDYSTSVLRVPTCSLPGMATFVTANKPNFRVTSTRDPAPLISYHTDGWKPAYSQNSIVSTANSHTHEMRASVIMKTSDVTSS; encoded by the exons ATGAATAAAGCGAGAAAGGAAAGGTTGGTGTCGGTCTTCGTGGTACTGAGAAATAGCAGCAGAGTGAGCCCTCTTCGTGTCGGATTTTGTCCAGGGGAGCGCGCACGCGGCCAAGAGACTTCCGCGACGGCGCTCGAGACCGACCCAAAGCGAGAGCACGAGCGCAGGAGGGGGATTTCCAGCTCGAGCCCCCACTTCCCGAGCCAGCCGTTGTTTTGCTTTCGGTCtggacacagaaacagaaataaacgaCGACCACACTTTCCCTTTTCCACTTTAAAGCACAAACAAATCAACTTGTCCAACTTGAGCCGCGCTTGTCACTCTGACAGCAGGACCGCGAAGCTACAGGCCGTCCAAACTGAGCAG GACAAAATGCCAGTAGAGAGAATGAGGATGCGACCGTGGCTGGAGGAACAGATCAACTCATGCCAAATACCAGGGCTCAAATGGGTTAACAAA GAAAAGAGGATCTTCCAGATCCCGTGGATGCATGCTGCGCGCCATGGCTGGGACCTGGAGAAAGACGCTCCGCTCTTCATGAGATGGGCCATACATACTG gTAAATTCCAGCCAGGCATAGACCGTCCAGACCCCAAGACGTGGAAGGCTAACTTCCGCTGTGCCATGAACAGCCTGCCAGACATCGAGGAGGTGAAGGACAAAAGCATCAAAAAGGGAACGAATGCCTTCAGAGTTTATAAGATGCTCTCCTCCTCAGAGAGAAGCCTGAAGAAAG gaaagaaaaagacagacaaggAGGGGAGGACCAAGGGAAATAAAGAG GAAGCTTCTCCATCTCCAGACGGGACTCTTCTTGATACTCATGTTGGACCTGTTGACtacacaaaacaggaagtgatcaaGCAGGAAACAGTAGAGTTTACAGTGATGGACCGTGCCTCAG CCATTCATAGTTCAGTAGAAGACCACGTGATCACCAGCGAGCAGCTGCCATTCGTCTGTCAGACGATCGAAGTGACCACCGAGAACGAAGAGCAGACTGTGAGCTCCTCCCACTCGTACCCGCTCCAAATCTCGCCTGTATCTTCATGCTGCG GCAGCGACACAGACAGTGATATAGAAGACACCAAAGAG GGTGTCGCTGAAGTCTGGAGGCGGGACTACAGCACATCAGTTCTCAGGGTTCCCACATGTTCTCTCCCCGGCATGGCCACCTTCGTCACCGCGAACAAGCCCAACTTCAGGGTGACCAGTACGCGGGACCCGGCCCCCCTCATCAGCTACCACACTGACGGCTGGAAGCCGGCCTACAGCCAGAACTCTATTGTGTCCACGGCCAACAGCCACACCCACGAGATGCGCGCAAGTGTCATTATGAAAACCTCTGATGTCACTTCgtcctga
- the LOC141013463 gene encoding caspase-3-like, with amino-acid sequence MADPRGDGDAQSPKDEVDALKFSLKSFRSRPDEEMDSGPINSSKAADSDPYRYKMDYPSLGTCLIINNKNFHPSTHMSYRNGTDVDAAAAMKVFRDLGYKVQVFNDQTVEQMKQLMLSVSKEDHSDSASFACVLLSHGDEGIIYGTDGLEKFENLTQSLKGDCCKSLVGKPKLFFIQACRGSALDDGIECDSVAESTAERIPVEADFLYAYSTAPGYYSWRNTANGSWFMQSLCEMLQRHHGELELMQIMTRVNRKVALSFESASNLPGFSAKKQIPCIVSMLTKDFYFPK; translated from the exons ATGGCAGATCCTCGTGGTGACGGTGATGCACAGAGTCCAAAGGACGAAGTGGACGCTTTGAAGTTTTCTCTAAAGAG TTTCAGATCACGTCCTGATGAGGAAATGGACTCTGGTCCCATCAACAGCAGTAAAGCAGCAGACTCTGACCCTTACCGCTACAAGATGGACTACCCCAGCCTCGGAACCTGTCTTATTATCAACAATAAGAACTTCCACCCGAGCACAC ATATGAGTTATCGAAACGGGACGgatgttgatgctgctgctgctatgaAGGTCTTCCGTGATCTGGGTTACAAGGTCCAAGTCTTCAATGATCAGACTGTGGAACAGATGAAACAACTGATGCTTAGTG TGTCCAAGGAGGACCACAGTGACAGTGCatcatttgcatgtgtgttgctAAGTCATGGAGACGAGGGGATCATATATGGAACTGACGGCCttgaaaagtttgaaaacctTACACAGTCCTTGAAAGGAGATTGCTGCAAGAGTCTGGTGGGGAAACCGAAACTCTTCTTCATACAG GCGTGCCGTGGTTCAGCTCTGGATGATGGAATCGAGTGTGATAGTGTAGCTGAGTCAACAGCAGAGAGGATTCCTGTGGAGGCAGATTTCCTGTATGCTTATTCCACTGCTccag GCTACTACTCATGGAGAAACACAGCGAACGGCTCCTGGTTCATGCAGTCGCTGTGTGAGATGTTGCAGCGTCACCAcggagagctggagctgatgcAGATCATGACCCGAGTCAACCGCAAGGTGGCGCTAAGCTTTGAGTCTGCCTCCAACCTACCTGGATTTAGTGCCAAGAAGCAGATCCCTTGTATCGTCTCAATGCTGACCAAAGACTTCTACTTTCCCAAATAA